CAACACACCCCTGGTGCGGCTGCGGCGCCTGACGGAGGGTTGTCGGGCCGAGGTGGTGGCCAAGCTCGAGTTCTACGGCCCGGCCCACAGCGTCAAGGACCGGATCGGGGTGTCCATGCTCGACGCCGCCGAAAAGGCGGGCAAAATCAAGCCCGACACGATCATCCTCGAGCCGACCAGCGGCAACACGGGCATCGCCCTGGCGTTCGTCTGCGCCGCCCGCGGCTACAAGCTGGTGCTGACCATGCCGGATACTATGAGTAAGGAGCGGAGATTGCTTCTCAAGGCTTACGGCGCCGAGCTGATCCTGACGCCGGGAAGCGAGGGCATGGCCGGGTGCATCAAGCGGACCGAGGACCTGGCGGCGACCGACCCGCGCTACTTCATCCCCCAGCAGTTCCAGAACCCGGCGAACCCTGAGATCCACCGCAAGACCACGGCGGAGGAGATCTGGCGCGACACCGACGGCAAGGCGGACATCCTGGTGGCGGGCATCGGCACCGGGGGGACCATCACCGGGGTGGGAGAGGTCCTCAAGGCGCGCAAGCCCGCGTTCAGGTGCGTGGCGGTGGAGCCCGACGCCTCCCCGGTCCTGTCCGGAGGGCAGAAGGGCCCGCACCCCATCCAGGGCATCGGCGCGGGCTTCGTCCCCGACGTGCTCAACATGAAGATCTGCGACGAGATCGTCCGGGTGAAGAACGACGACGCCTTCGCGACGGCCCGCCGCTCGGCGCGCGAAGAAGGCCTCCTCGTCGGCATCTCGTCCGGCGCGGCTATCTGGGCCGCCGTGGAAGTCGGGCGCCGGAGCGAGAGCGCGGGGAAGCTCATCATCGTGATCATCCCCTCGTTCGGCGAGCGCTACCTGAGTACCGCGCTCTTCGCGGACCTGGCGGACTAGGGTACCCGGCGCGGGGACGGCTGGGCGGCGAACGACCGCTTCGTCACGAGCCCTGGCCGCGTCTCAGGGAGCGGATGAGGCCGTCGAAGGCCGCCCGCTGGGCCTCGAGCGTCGCGCGCGGTCCCGTCGCCCGGAAGAACCAGTTCGCGTCGGGGCCCTGGGCGATGGCGCCGAGCAGCATGTAGTTCGGCCGCTCGGGGCCAGCGGGGCCGCTGCCCATGCCGCCCGCGTAGGTACCCGTGACCTCCACGAGGACCACGGCGATGTCGCCCACCTTGATCTCGCGCGTCTTCAAGGCGTCCCCCACCGGGCCGCCGTCCGCGCGGTGGAACTGGGAAGCCCAGCGCGCCGCGTTCGACTTGGCGTCGCCGCCCTGCCCGGGCCCGAAATAGAAGACCGCGCATTCGGCCGGGCCGCCGGGGCCCGGGATGCGGTACTGGGCGCGCCGCATGGAAGACGATGGCGCTTCTTCCGTCCAGCTGGAGGGCAAGGTCCACGTGAGCGCCTGCCTCGCGGTGCCGCTTCCGGGGGCCGGCGCGGGGACGGCCGGAGGCGCGGGCGATTCGCCCGTGGGCGGATGACTCGGGGGGAGGGGGCGCGTTTGCGCGTCGCCTGTCGCGGAGCCGCCGAGGAGCACCGCCATGACTGCGAGCACAACACCGAACGCCGTAATGCGAGTGCCGAACATGGATCCCCCCAATCGGTTGTGGAGTCGAGGCATCGGACGCGAGCCGAGCATCATAGCCCGTTAGACGCTCACGACCTTGTCGGCGCGCGCCATGGCCTCCATGATGGCGGGCATGCCGCCAACCGTCCCGACTCGCACCTTTTCCTTGAGATTGAAATACTCCACGCAGGTGCGGCAGCTGATGACGTCCACTCCTTGTGACTCGAACTCGCGGAGTTGGTCCAGCACTGGGGAGCCCTCGCAGACGAGCCTCACGCCGTCGGTGTAGAAGAGGAGGGCGGCCGGCAGCTCCTCGGTGCCCCGGAGCAGCGTTAGAAAGTTGCCGACCACCCGGAGCTGGAGCTCCTCGGTCGCGTGGCCGAGGCCGAACCGCATGAACAGATACGCCGTCGAGCGAGCGCTCATGACGCTATTTCTGCTCGACGCGGCCGACCTTGCGGACACCCTCGGCGAGCCGGAGCGCGTCCGCCTCGAAGAACTTCTGGAACTCCGCGCCCTGCTTGAAGGCGATCGGGGTCTCGAGCTTGTCCATGGCCGACTTGAAGTCGGGATCGGCCACTCCCGCGCGCGCCGCCTCGCGGAGCTTCGCGAGCACGGGCTCGGGCGTGCCCTTGGGCGCGAAGAGCCCCGCCCAGATATAGAACTCGGCCTCCGGGTAGCCCAGCTCCTTAAAGGTGGGGAGGTCGGGGAGCGAGGCCACGCGCTTGTCCCCCCAGCCCGCGAGCGCGCGGAGCTTCCCCGCCTTGATCTGCGGCAGGACCACCGAGGGCCCCGAGGCGAGGGCGTCCACGTGGCCGCCGAGCAGCGCGGTCAGCGCGGGGCCGGCGCCGGCGTACGGCACGTGGCGCAGCTTGATCCCCGCCCCGTGCGAGAGGAGCTCCATCGCCATGTGGAGCGTCCCGTAGATCCCCGACGAGCTGTACGAGATCTGGTTCGGCCGCTTCTTCGCGTCCTCGATGAACTCCTTGGCCGTCTTCCACGGGCTCTCGGCGCGCACGACGAGGATGGTCGGGTCGGCCGAGATCAGCGCCACCGGCGCGAACTGGTCCACGGTGAAGGCGGGCGGGCGGCCGAAGAGCTTGTCGGCCTCCGGGATGATCGAGATGCTTGAGAGCGCCAGGAGCAGGGTGTAGCCGTCCGGCTTGCTCGTAGCGACGAACTGCATCCCCACGGCGCCGGCCGCCCCCGTCTTGTTGACCACGCCGACGGGCTGCTTCAGCGCCTTCTCCATCGCGGCCGCCACCGGGCGCGCCGTCAGGTCCGCCACGCCGCCCGGCGGGAAGGGCACGACGAGGCTGATCGGCCGCGAGGGGTAGGGCTCCTGCGCCGCGGCCGGTTGAATCGACGGGCCCGCGACGAGGACGACGAGGGCGAGCACGGACAGGATGAGCCGGAGTCGAGTCATAGGTTTTCTCCCTTTTCGTCGAGTGGGATGCGCCGGCGCCAGTCCAGCCCGCGCACCATCCACGACACGAGGTTGAGGAGCAGCAGGGCGGCGCCGAAAGCCAGGAGCGTGCCGGAGATCGGCCGCGAGATGAAAATCGTGTACTGCCCGTCCGACATCGCGAGGGATTGTCTCAACGCGAGCTCGATCATGGGCGCCAGGATGGCGCCGAGCACGATGGGCGCCGTCTCGAAGCCGAGCTTTCTCAAGATATAGCCGAGGGCGCCCATGATGAGCGCGATCCACACGTCCACCACGCTGCCGTTCACGGCGTAGACGCCGACGACGCAGAACATGATGATGGACGGGTAGAGGAACGAGTAGGGGACGCGGAGCACGTTCACGAAGATGCCCACCATCGGCAGGTTGAGCGCGAGGAGCATCAGGTTGCCGACGTACATGAACGCGATGAAGCCCCAGAAGAGCTCCGGCTGCTGCGTGATCAGGAGCGGACCCGGCGAGACGCCGTGGACCATGAGGGCGGCCATCATCACCGCGGGAATGGGACCGGAGGGGACGCCGAGGGCAAGCATCGGCACGAAGGCGCCGGACGTCGCCGAGTTGTTCGCCGACTCCGGGCCGGCGACGCCGGCGACGGCGCCCTGGCCGAACTCTTCGGGATGGCGGCTCAACCGGCGCTCGACCGCGTAGGAGACGAAGCTCGAGATGATGTGGGCCGAGCCCGGAATGATGCCGATGAGGAAGCCGAGCACGGTGCCGCGGCCGATCGGCATCACGGAATCGCGCCATTCCTGGCGGGACGGCAGGAGCTCGCGCAGCTTCGGCTTGAGGACCTTGGGCGGCACCTCTTGCCCGGCCGTCGCCAGCACCTCGGCGATGCCGAAGAGCCCGACGGCGATCGGCACCACGCCGAGACCGTCGCCCAGCTCCATAACACCGTAAGCGAAGCGGAAGTAGCCGGACATCTGGTCGATGCCGACCATGCCGAGGAGGAGCCCCAGCACGGCCATCGCGAGGGATTTGACCATGGAGCCGCCGCTCATGTACGCGAGCACGAGCAGGCCCAGGAGGAGGAGCGTGAAGTACTCGGGCGGGCCGAACCGGAGCGCGAAGTTGGCGAGCGGCGGCGCCAGCAGCATGAGCGCGATCACGCTTCCGGTGCCGGCGATGAAGGAGCCGATCGCGGCGATGGCCAGCGCCGCTCCCGCGCGCCCCTTGCGCGCCATCGCGTAGCCGTCGATGCACGTCATCACCGAGGCGGCCTCCCCCGGGATGCGCATCAGGATGGAGGTGGTCGAGCCGCCGTACATGGCGCCGTAGTAGATGCCTGCCAGCATCACGATGGCGTTGGTCGCGGTGAGCCCGAAGGTGGCGGGCAGCAGCAGGCTGATGCCGGCGAGGGGGCCCACGCCCGGCAGCACGCCGACCAGGGTCCCCACCACGCAGCCGACGAAGGCGTAGAGCAGGACGGACGGCTGGAGCGCGACGGAGAAGCCCAACGCCAGGTTCTGGAGCGTCTCGGCCATCTAGATCCCGAAGGGCCCGCGCGGCAGCGGCACGCGCAGGAGGGTATCGAAGAGATAGTAGGAGCCGAAGGACAGCGCGAAGGCGAACACGGCGGCGGCGAGGAGATTCTTGCGCTCCACCAGCCAGACGAGGAAGAGGAGGGCGGCCAGCATGGTCAGGCGATAGCCGAGGCGCTCGAGGCCGAAACAAATGAAGGCGCTGACAGCGAGGATCACCAGGGCTTGGCGCGCCTCGCCCCAGCCCACGCCGGCAACGGGCGCGGCGCCTCCGCCCATCGCCCAGACGAGCGCGCCCAGGATGAGCAGGAGCGCCGCCAACAGCACCGGGAAGTATGCCGGGCCCGGCTGCCGCCAGGTCCCGAGCGGGAGCGTCCGGCTCTCCCACATGACGAAGAGGGCAAGCAGGCAGAGCGCGCTCCCGCCGATACGATCCGTCGTCAGCATGGAATGGTGGCGAGGGCATGCCCTCGCCGCCGCGCAAGAATATCACGCGGCCCCGGAGGAGTCGATGCGGCGCAACAGCAGCCGCTCACGCGGCACTTGACGACGCCCCTGTCCCGGGAGCAGGATCGCCGCAGGAGCCGGATCAGAGCCGGGCGGTCTCGGCTCCAGGGAGGGCTCCGGGGCCGGCGGCTCGACGACGCTGGGGTCTTTCAGGGGGTCCTGGATACCCGCTGTATGGGGCCGTGTGATGCGAACTGGCGTTAATGTTTCCTATGGGCTCCCGCCCACGGCGGTCAGAGCCTCGTAGAGGAGGAAGGACGCACGATGAGACCAGGACACGGCATCGGCAGACGGAGGTTTCTCAAGACCGGCGTGGCCGCGGCGGCGGCGCTCGGCGCGCCCGGCGTGCTGCGTTACGCGTGGGCGCAGGGCAGCGGGCCGATCCGCATCGGCGTCCCCACCGCCATCACCGGGACGTGGGCGGCGCTCGGCGCGCAGGTGGTTCGCACGTGCAAGCTCGTCCAGAAGGAAGTGGACGAGCGAGGCGGCATCCTCGGACGCAAGGTCGAGTTCATCATCGAGGACACGCAGGGCAACCCCGCCAACTGCGTGCGCAAGGCCCAGGAGATGGTGGAGCGCCAGAAGGTGAACCTCTTCACCGGCATCATGGCGTCGTCCGAGGCGCTCGCGGTGAGCGCGAAGCTCGCCGAGTGGAACGCGTTCTTCCTGTCCGCCATCAACGGCGCCGGTGAGCTCACGGCCGAGAAGTACGTGCCGAACTTCTTCCGCGCGAATACCTCCGGCCCCATGGGCGCGCGCACCATCGCGCTCTACCTGAAGGACGCGCCGCAGAAGACCTTCTACGCGATCGGGCTCGACTACGCGTGGGGTCACTCGAGCGTGAGCGTGTTCGAGACGGAGATCAAGCGTGTGGGCAAGGAGTTCACGGGCAAGGTCTTCGCGCCAACCGGCACCAAGGACTACTCGACCTACATCACGAAGATCCAGCAGGCGAACCCGCAGGGCCTGTACGTCGCGATGACCGGCGACGACGCCACCGCGTTCTATCAGCAGGCCGCGCAGTTCAAGCTCGGCGAGAAGATCCAGATGGTCACCGAGCTGGTCGACATCCTCAACCTCAAGCCGGCCGGCGACGCCACGCTCGGGCTGATCGGCTCCAGCCGCTACGCGTTCACGTACGAGAACGCGGAGAACAAGACGTTCGTGCAGCGCTTCCAGAACGAGGTGAAGGAAGTGCCGGACACGTTCGACGGCGAGCAGTACCAGGCGCTCCAGATCCTGTTCCGCGCCATCGAGAAAGCCAAGAGCACCGACACCGCCGCGCTCATCAAGGCGATGGAAGGGCTC
This genomic window from Candidatus Rokuibacteriota bacterium contains:
- a CDS encoding tripartite tricarboxylate transporter TctB family protein, whose amino-acid sequence is MLTTDRIGGSALCLLALFVMWESRTLPLGTWRQPGPAYFPVLLAALLLILGALVWAMGGGAAPVAGVGWGEARQALVILAVSAFICFGLERLGYRLTMLAALLFLVWLVERKNLLAAAVFAFALSFGSYYLFDTLLRVPLPRGPFGI
- a CDS encoding ABC transporter substrate-binding protein produces the protein MRPGHGIGRRRFLKTGVAAAAALGAPGVLRYAWAQGSGPIRIGVPTAITGTWAALGAQVVRTCKLVQKEVDERGGILGRKVEFIIEDTQGNPANCVRKAQEMVERQKVNLFTGIMASSEALAVSAKLAEWNAFFLSAINGAGELTAEKYVPNFFRANTSGPMGARTIALYLKDAPQKTFYAIGLDYAWGHSSVSVFETEIKRVGKEFTGKVFAPTGTKDYSTYITKIQQANPQGLYVAMTGDDATAFYQQAAQFKLGEKIQMVTELVDILNLKPAGDATLGLIGSSRYAFTYENAENKTFVQRFQNEVKEVPDTFDGEQYQALQILFRAIEKAKSTDTAALIKAMEGLEVTSVKGKVVMRECDHQGAQVGLVVKAVRRSGFAHPIPEVIKTYPADVVTPPCRKSSYS
- a CDS encoding tripartite tricarboxylate transporter permease yields the protein MAETLQNLALGFSVALQPSVLLYAFVGCVVGTLVGVLPGVGPLAGISLLLPATFGLTATNAIVMLAGIYYGAMYGGSTTSILMRIPGEAASVMTCIDGYAMARKGRAGAALAIAAIGSFIAGTGSVIALMLLAPPLANFALRFGPPEYFTLLLLGLLVLAYMSGGSMVKSLAMAVLGLLLGMVGIDQMSGYFRFAYGVMELGDGLGVVPIAVGLFGIAEVLATAGQEVPPKVLKPKLRELLPSRQEWRDSVMPIGRGTVLGFLIGIIPGSAHIISSFVSYAVERRLSRHPEEFGQGAVAGVAGPESANNSATSGAFVPMLALGVPSGPIPAVMMAALMVHGVSPGPLLITQQPELFWGFIAFMYVGNLMLLALNLPMVGIFVNVLRVPYSFLYPSIIMFCVVGVYAVNGSVVDVWIALIMGALGYILRKLGFETAPIVLGAILAPMIELALRQSLAMSDGQYTIFISRPISGTLLAFGAALLLLNLVSWMVRGLDWRRRIPLDEKGENL
- the cysK gene encoding cysteine synthase A — encoded protein: MRIANDVTELVGNTPLVRLRRLTEGCRAEVVAKLEFYGPAHSVKDRIGVSMLDAAEKAGKIKPDTIILEPTSGNTGIALAFVCAARGYKLVLTMPDTMSKERRLLLKAYGAELILTPGSEGMAGCIKRTEDLAATDPRYFIPQQFQNPANPEIHRKTTAEEIWRDTDGKADILVAGIGTGGTITGVGEVLKARKPAFRCVAVEPDASPVLSGGQKGPHPIQGIGAGFVPDVLNMKICDEIVRVKNDDAFATARRSAREEGLLVGISSGAAIWAAVEVGRRSESAGKLIIVIIPSFGERYLSTALFADLAD
- a CDS encoding DsrE family protein, which produces MSARSTAYLFMRFGLGHATEELQLRVVGNFLTLLRGTEELPAALLFYTDGVRLVCEGSPVLDQLREFESQGVDVISCRTCVEYFNLKEKVRVGTVGGMPAIMEAMARADKVVSV
- a CDS encoding tripartite tricarboxylate transporter substrate binding protein; its protein translation is MTRLRLILSVLALVVLVAGPSIQPAAAQEPYPSRPISLVVPFPPGGVADLTARPVAAAMEKALKQPVGVVNKTGAAGAVGMQFVATSKPDGYTLLLALSSISIIPEADKLFGRPPAFTVDQFAPVALISADPTILVVRAESPWKTAKEFIEDAKKRPNQISYSSSGIYGTLHMAMELLSHGAGIKLRHVPYAGAGPALTALLGGHVDALASGPSVVLPQIKAGKLRALAGWGDKRVASLPDLPTFKELGYPEAEFYIWAGLFAPKGTPEPVLAKLREAARAGVADPDFKSAMDKLETPIAFKQGAEFQKFFEADALRLAEGVRKVGRVEQK